The DNA segment GAAAAAAGAATGGAATGTGGAGCTAGTGAAAGAAGTGATGAATGAAGAGGAAGCAGAAATAATATGCAAATTACCTATTAGTCTCTCGGGGCTACCAGACAAGCAGATATGGGCATATTCAAAAAATGGCTTGTACACAGTTAGAAGTGCATATCATGTGGAAATCAATAGAGGAGGAAGGGAGAGAGGGGAGATGTCTAACAAGTCAGGGGAGGTATGGAGGAAGGTGTGGTTGTTAAACATACCAGGGGTAGTCaaagtttttgtttggaagACTATGTTGAACTGTCTGCCAACAAAGATGAATCTAATGAAGAGGTTTGTTGTGAAGGAAGCTACCTGTCCAGTTTGcttgaatgaaaatgaaactgtCTGTCATGCCTTATGGAGTTGCAGGGGGCAAGTGATGTATGGGCTTGTGAGAGGAGTCCAGTGCATAAATGGTCGAGTGGGGAGAGGGATATGTTTGAACTCTGATCAGACTGGTTTCTAAAGCTGTCTCAAGAGCAATTGGAAATTATGGTTGTGGTGATGAGGAGGATATGGCTGAGAAGGAATGCCATGGTGTTTGATAATAAGCTTGTAGGGCCAAATGAAGTGTTTAACCAGGCTGTTCAATGTTTGACAGACTTTCAGTTGGCTCAAGTGAAGCAGACCGGTAAAGCAAACAGTAGTGGTCCTATAAGCAATAAGGCTACTCATTGGAAACCACCTATGGGTGAAATATTGAAGGTTAATTGGAATGCAGTATGGAAAACCAAGGAGGACAGAAGTGGAATTGGGGTGGTGATCCGAGATAGTAGTGGGGAAATAATTGCTTCTCTCTGCTGTCCTAGAACAAAGGTGCAAGATGCAATGGTAGCTGAGGTGTATGCATTATGGAGGGCCATGAAACTGTGTGCTGAACTGAATTTAAGAAAAGTTCAATTTGAAGGTGATGCTTTATCTGTTGTGAATGCTGTGAATAGCTATTAGGAGTGTTGGGAGAGGCACGAACAGGTGGTTGAAGATcttaaagatgttttgaggaagaggagagGCTGGTCTGTGGTGCATGTTAATAGATGTTGTAATAATGTGGCACATAGTCTTGCTAAAATTGCATTAAGTATACAAGAGGAGAGGGTGTAGATGGAAGATCATCCAAAAGAGATTCTTAAGTGTGTAAAGTTTGATATATTGTGTAACTCAGCAATTACATGAATACAATATACaggtttttcctttcaaaaaaaaaaaaaaaaacttgtcagAGCATCTTTATTGAATTATGCAAATGAGAAATTTAAgtaatagaatttaaaaatactctatattgaattatctaattttaaaatttttaacttttaactacagtaaagttaaagtttacaatcaaatttaattgttattatttcacatctaaatgaataaaaagtaATATCTTTATACACACACTCTATTCTCACTCCTCATTCTCATTCTTCCACGTGCAttgttttttcatattatttaataaaaactaaaaatatattttcatataagctcttaatttagaaaaaaaattaatagaaaaaaattaaaaaaatattattaaatttattattattttaaataatagatgaataatctaatatgaaaataaattttaagtaaaatgGTTAAATGTAAaatcatgttatattatataaattttatatttgtatttgaataattcAATAGGAATGCTCTAATCTATTCTTTGGCTTCGAGAAGTAAAAAGCACGACTAAGGCGAGGGATTAACAGTGGGTCTGGTCATCAGGGCCCAAGGTTGTGGTTCTCAAGCCCAATAATCAGGCTCCCCAAAACACCCAAATCTAATAGTTAATACAAGGTCAACTCCGTTAAACAATCGTAGCCGATTTTGGACCGTCGATGAGATCAACTCTTCGAAAGCAACCTCCACAAAACCTTAGTTCCCATTTTATAACAAGCCCTCTACTCCAATTTTCCATGCGTCGAAACCCATCATTTCTccaaaaa comes from the Carya illinoinensis cultivar Pawnee chromosome 8, C.illinoinensisPawnee_v1, whole genome shotgun sequence genome and includes:
- the LOC122318707 gene encoding uncharacterized protein LOC122318707, whose product is MVVVMRRIWLRRNAMVFDNKLVGPNEVFNQAVQCLTDFQLAQVKQTGKANSSGPISNKATHWKPPMGEILKVNWNAVWKTKEDRSGIGVVIRDSSGEIIASLCCPRTKVQDAMVAEVYALWRAMKLCAELNLRKVQFEGDALSVVNAVNSY